A stretch of Telopea speciosissima isolate NSW1024214 ecotype Mountain lineage chromosome 11, Tspe_v1, whole genome shotgun sequence DNA encodes these proteins:
- the LOC122645968 gene encoding universal stress protein A-like protein isoform X2 produces the protein MAEEQVRNTMKRKVMVAIEESEYSYHAFKWALENLHGTLSGSSLVIFTVQTTANLGHIYAASFGSAHPDMLKFVQENKRKVSLALLEKAKEICARKGIIAETITEIGDPKVAICDAVEKQNIDILIVGSQGKGTLKRALMGSVSSYCVQNANCPVLVIKKSK, from the exons atGGCAGAAGAACAGGTAAGGAACACTATGAAGAGGAAGGTGATGGTGGCAATTGAAGAGAGCGAGTATAGTTACCATGCGTTTAAGTGGGCACTTGAAAATCTTCACGGTACTCTCTCTGGATCGTCTCTTGTCATCTTCACTGTACAGACAACTGCAAATCTCGGTCACATCTACGCAGCATCTTTTGGTTCTGCTC ATCCAGATATGCTTAAATTtgtccaagaaaataaaaggaaggttTCATTAGCTCTATTGGAAAAAGCTAAGGAAATTTGTGCTAGAAAGGGA ATAATTGCAGAAACTATCACAGAAATTGGAGATCCTAAAGTGGCTATATGTGATGCAGTTGAGAAGCAGAATATTGATATACTTATTGTAGGTAGCCAAGGGAAGGGAACCCTCAAAAG GGCATTGATGGGAAGTGTGAGCAGCTATTGTGTTCAAAACGCCAATTGCCCCGTCCTTGTAATAAAGAAATCGAAATGA
- the LOC122645968 gene encoding universal stress protein A-like protein isoform X1 — MAEEQVRNTMKRKVMVAIEESEYSYHAFKWALENLHGTLSGSSLVIFTVQTTANLGHIYAASFGSARTYGPLLTNPDMLKFVQENKRKVSLALLEKAKEICARKGIIAETITEIGDPKVAICDAVEKQNIDILIVGSQGKGTLKRALMGSVSSYCVQNANCPVLVIKKSK, encoded by the exons atGGCAGAAGAACAGGTAAGGAACACTATGAAGAGGAAGGTGATGGTGGCAATTGAAGAGAGCGAGTATAGTTACCATGCGTTTAAGTGGGCACTTGAAAATCTTCACGGTACTCTCTCTGGATCGTCTCTTGTCATCTTCACTGTACAGACAACTGCAAATCTCGGTCACATCTACGCAGCATCTTTTGGTTCTGCTCGTACGTATGGTCCTCTCTTAACCA ATCCAGATATGCTTAAATTtgtccaagaaaataaaaggaaggttTCATTAGCTCTATTGGAAAAAGCTAAGGAAATTTGTGCTAGAAAGGGA ATAATTGCAGAAACTATCACAGAAATTGGAGATCCTAAAGTGGCTATATGTGATGCAGTTGAGAAGCAGAATATTGATATACTTATTGTAGGTAGCCAAGGGAAGGGAACCCTCAAAAG GGCATTGATGGGAAGTGTGAGCAGCTATTGTGTTCAAAACGCCAATTGCCCCGTCCTTGTAATAAAGAAATCGAAATGA
- the LOC122645967 gene encoding protein ABA DEFICIENT 4, chloroplastic-like — MVPLVCSSSSQMSLKVNWICRFKQHSHANNREHSSLFSVRGMSTKLVGQQVVRIGIVRSSDWSFVRGSRVDLSPKVAGCVPHRRNYKVSASWFTNSQIASSVFTLGTAAILPFYTLMVLAPKAELTKKTMESTIPFVALGLLYAYLLYLSWTPDTIQLMFASKYWLPELSGIGKMFSSEMTLASAWIHLLAVDLFAARQVYQDGLENEIETRHSVSLCLLFCPIGIVTHMFTKLLRKSTANTK, encoded by the exons ATGGTTCCCTTAGTTTGCTCTAGTAGTTCTCAAATGTCACTGAAG GTTAACTGGATCTGCCGTTTTAAGCAACATAGTCATGCTAATAACAGAGAACATAGTTCTCTCTTTTCTGTTAGAGGTATGAGCACCAAACTTGTTGGCCAACAAGTTGTAAGAATTGGGATCGTGCGAAGCAGTGATTGGAGTTTTGTGAGGGGATCAAGAGTTGACCTAAGTCCAAAAGTTGCTGGATGTGTGCCTCACAGAAGAAACTATAAAGTATCTGCTTCAT GGTTTACAAATTCTCAAATTGCCAGCAGCGTTTTCACCCTGGGAACAGCTGCTATTCTTCCATTCTACACACTCATGGTTCTGGCTCCTAAAGCAGAGCTG ACCAAGAAGACCATGGAGAGCACCATACCATTTGTTGCGCTTGGACTTTTGTATGCATATCTTCTATACCTCTCCTGGACACCAGATACCATACAGTTAATGTTTGCAAGTAAATATTGGCTGCCAGAG CTCTCCGGTATAGGAAAGATGTTCTCCAGTGAGATGACCTTAGCTTCTGCATGGATTCATCTGTTGGCTGTTGATCTCTTTGCAGcaag GCAGGTGTATCAAGATGGACTGGAAAATGAGATTGAGACTCGACATTCAGTTTCACTGTGCCTACTCTTTTGCCCAATTGGAATTGTCACTCATATGTTCACAAAGCTACTGAGAAAAAGCACAGCGAATACCAAGTAA
- the LOC122645969 gene encoding universal stress protein A-like protein — protein sequence MAEEGGSKKKVMVAIDESEYSHYALEWALTKLGEPVSNSSLVIFTAEPRSEINYIAAASYGAAPPELIMSVRKHQDMIAKALLEKAKEICAAHGVTAETIAQVGDPKEVICEAVEKLNIDLLIVGSHGRGFLQRAFLGSVSSYCVHNANCPVLIVKKPE from the exons atggCAGAGGAGGGAGGAAGCAAGAAGAAAGTGATGGTGGCCATTGACGAGAGCGAGTATAGCCATTATGCCTTGGAGTGGGCTCTCACTAAGCTTGGCGAACCCGTCTCTAACTCTTCACTCGTCATCTTTACCGCAGAGCCCCGGAGCGAAATCAATTACATCGCCGCCGCTTCCTACGGCGCTGCTC CTCCGGAGTTGATTATGTCTGTTCGAAAGCATCAAGATATGATTGCAAAAGCCCTCTTGGAAAAAGCTAAGGAAATTTGCGCTGCTCATGGG GTAACTGCTGAGACAATTGCACAAGTTGGCGATCCCAAAGAGGTCATATGTGAAGCTgttgaaaaattaaatattgATCTTCTTATTGTTGGTAGCCATGGCCGGGGATTTCTACAGAG GGCTTTCCTTGGGAGCGTGAGCAGCTACTGTGTTCATAACGCAAATTGCCCAGTTCTTATTGTGAAGAAACCA GAA TAA